AAAGTAATTTTGAAAATATAGAGACAGTTCTTTATATGGCTGGAGTAGACAAGGTTACAGGAATTTTAATGGATATAGGAGTTTCATCAACTCAATTGGATGATCCAGAAAGAGGATTTTCTTATAGATATGATACTAAACTTGATATGAGAATGAATAGAGATGATAAAATTTCAGCATATGAAGTAGTAAATAATTATGATGAAGGAGAGCTAGTTAGAATTTTCTTTGAATATGGAGAAGATAGATTTGCTAGAAAAGTAGCTAGATTAATTTGCCAAAGAAGAGAAGAAAAATCTATTGAAACAACAGGAGAATTAGTAGATATAATAAGAAAAGCTTACCCACCAAGAAGTGAAAAGCATCCAGCTAAAAAAGTTTTCCAAGCAATTAGAATAGAAGTTAATAGAGAGTTAGAAGTATTGAAAAATGCAATAACAAAATCTTTTAATAGTTTGGAAAAAGGCGGACGTTTAGCTATAATAACATTCCACTCATTAGAGGATAGAATTGTAAAAAATATGTTTAGAGATTTATGTACAGGATGTAAATGTCCTAAAGAGATTCCTATATGTGTTTGTAATGAAACTCCAAAAGGAAAATTAGTTAATAGAAAGCCAATAACATCGAGTCAAGAAGAATTAAAGTTTAATAATAGAGCACATTCAGCAAAGTTAAGAGTTATAGAAAAATTATAATAAAAGGAGGGCCTAATGAGAAGAAAAAAAGTTTTATTGACACTAGTTGGTTTAATTTTAATCTGGTCATTTTATGGGTACCTTATAAGAACAATCTCATATTTAGAAAAAAATAATTTAAAGCTTGAAAGAGAATTAAGAGAGTTAGAAAAAGAAAGAAGTAAAAGAATTTATGAATACGATTTACTTATGGATTTAAGAAAAATAGAGCAAGAAATGAATAAACAAAAAAATATGGTTATATCTGAAAAAATAAATTTCTTTAAAATAGAAGATGGCTCTTTTTAAAAGTATAGGAGAGTGTTATGAAATTACAAAAAGGACAAATAATTGAATTAAAAATAGAGAAAATAGTTTATGGTGGAGAAGGGTTAGGATATTATAATAATGAATTTGCCATGTTCGTTCCAATGTCAGTACCAGGAGACATATTAAAAGTAGAAATAATTTCTTTAAAGAAAACATATGGAAGAGCGTTAATAAAAAGTATTATATCTCCAGGAGAAGAAAGAATAAGTGATTTAAATCGTTTAACTTTTGAAGACTTTCAAGGTTGTGATTTTGGAATGTTA
This Candidatus Cetobacterium colombiensis DNA region includes the following protein-coding sequences:
- the rsmH gene encoding 16S rRNA (cytosine(1402)-N(4))-methyltransferase RsmH gives rise to the protein MHEIESEYHIPVLYYETLETLITNKDGIYVDCTLGGGGHSEGILKELGEKGRLISIDQDDQAIEFAKKRLEKYGSKWSVFKSNFENIETVLYMAGVDKVTGILMDIGVSSTQLDDPERGFSYRYDTKLDMRMNRDDKISAYEVVNNYDEGELVRIFFEYGEDRFARKVARLICQRREEKSIETTGELVDIIRKAYPPRSEKHPAKKVFQAIRIEVNRELEVLKNAITKSFNSLEKGGRLAIITFHSLEDRIVKNMFRDLCTGCKCPKEIPICVCNETPKGKLVNRKPITSSQEELKFNNRAHSAKLRVIEKL